Proteins from one Deinococcus sp. AB2017081 genomic window:
- a CDS encoding restriction endonuclease subunit S — protein sequence MREYSTTRRVSEMGTVQGGRQRSPHLTSGDMTPYLRVANVFDGYINTSDVLEMPFTSAEYQRYELKIGDLLLNEGQSLELVGRCAKYEGVPKNCCFQNTLVRFQAGHECDVDYAYQLFRWCQASGVFAKIATKTNSIAHLGSTRFGDLELYFPPLPEQRRIASILSQWDDSLSILSQLIEAKRQQKRGLAELLLTGKRRLPGFADEWAEMTMGSVFARVTRKNTEGNDHALTISGIHGLIDQREFFNKRVAANDLSGYYLLRRGEFAYNKSYSTGYDYGAIKRLNRYDAGVVSTLYICFALKREDAVSDFYEHYFEANLLNEGIAGIAQEGARNHGLLNVSVVDFFELPLPFPPPSEQQAIASVLSTLDTEIASLDALKAKVAEQKRGLMDALLTGRVRVKVEEV from the coding sequence ATGAGAGAATATTCAACAACACGTCGGGTCTCCGAGATGGGTACCGTCCAAGGCGGAAGACAGCGGTCTCCTCACCTGACAAGTGGCGATATGACACCTTACCTTCGTGTTGCGAACGTCTTTGACGGCTACATCAACACGTCTGACGTTTTAGAAATGCCTTTTACGAGTGCAGAATATCAGCGTTACGAATTAAAAATCGGCGATTTGCTGCTGAACGAGGGTCAGAGTCTTGAACTCGTTGGGAGATGCGCTAAGTACGAAGGCGTTCCAAAAAACTGTTGCTTTCAGAATACATTAGTGCGATTTCAAGCGGGCCACGAATGTGATGTTGATTATGCATATCAATTGTTTAGATGGTGCCAGGCATCTGGTGTATTTGCCAAAATAGCCACCAAAACCAATTCGATAGCCCATCTTGGATCAACCCGATTTGGCGATCTTGAACTCTACTTCCCTCCCCTCCCTGAGCAGCGCCGCATCGCCTCCATCCTCTCCCAGTGGGATGATTCTCTCTCCATTCTTTCGCAGTTGATCGAGGCGAAGCGGCAGCAGAAGCGCGGGTTGGCCGAGCTGCTGCTGACGGGAAAGCGGAGGCTGCCGGGCTTCGCAGATGAGTGGGCCGAAATGACGATGGGATCGGTCTTTGCCCGCGTCACACGCAAGAACACTGAGGGCAATGACCATGCCCTGACCATCTCCGGCATTCACGGCCTGATCGACCAGCGGGAATTCTTCAACAAGCGCGTCGCGGCAAACGACCTCTCCGGGTACTACCTTCTCAGACGCGGCGAGTTTGCCTACAACAAGAGCTACTCGACCGGCTACGACTACGGGGCCATCAAGCGCCTCAACCGGTATGACGCTGGCGTCGTCTCCACGCTGTACATCTGCTTTGCCCTGAAGCGGGAAGACGCGGTGAGCGACTTCTACGAGCACTACTTCGAAGCGAATCTGCTCAACGAGGGCATCGCCGGCATCGCTCAGGAGGGGGCGCGCAACCACGGACTCCTGAACGTGTCCGTCGTCGACTTCTTTGAACTGCCGCTTCCGTTTCCACCTCCGTCGGAACAACAGGCCATCGCTTCCGTTCTTTCCACCCTGGACACGGAAATAGCCTCCCTCGACGCCCT
- a CDS encoding type I restriction-modification system subunit M, with amino-acid sequence MTQHIEQAEINGILWAACDTFRGTVDPSEYKNYLLTMLFVKYISDVWQDHYDTLKTEYGDDEERIRRRLERERFVMPPGSLFRELYAQRTADNIGEIIDQALLAIEDANKAKLAGVFRNISFNSESALGQTKQRNVRLKHLLEDFNHPKLDLRPSRIGNKDIIGNAYEYLISRFAAGAGKKAGEFYTPPEVSELMARLVDPKPGERIYDPTCGSASLLIKCAQWVQRQGSRDYAIYGQEQNGSTFALARMNMFLHDVDDARIEWGDTIRNPLHLENDRLMKFEVVVANPPFSLDKWGADDVGKDPHGRFTRGLPPKSKGDYAFISHMVSSLTEVNSRMVVVVPHGVLFRGGAEGKIRATMIEDGLLDAVIGLPTNLFFGTGIPAALLVFRKGEKRDDVLFIDASRDFTAGKNQNNLRDSDIQRIVETYLARADVLKYARNVPLTELTANDYNLNIPRYVETAEDAQQIDVAALQNEIDDLDVKWQKAKAQMQGHILALGLQEGK; translated from the coding sequence ATGACCCAGCACATCGAGCAAGCTGAAATCAACGGCATCCTCTGGGCCGCCTGCGACACCTTCCGCGGCACCGTCGACCCCTCCGAGTACAAGAACTACCTGCTGACCATGCTGTTCGTGAAGTACATCAGCGACGTGTGGCAGGATCACTACGACACCCTCAAGACCGAGTACGGCGACGACGAGGAACGCATCCGCCGCCGCCTGGAGCGCGAGCGCTTCGTGATGCCGCCCGGCTCGCTCTTCAGGGAGCTCTACGCACAGCGCACGGCCGACAACATCGGGGAGATCATCGACCAGGCGCTGCTCGCCATCGAGGACGCCAACAAGGCCAAGCTCGCCGGCGTGTTCCGCAACATCAGCTTCAACAGCGAATCCGCCCTCGGGCAGACCAAGCAGCGCAACGTGCGCCTCAAGCACCTCCTCGAGGACTTCAACCACCCGAAACTCGACCTGCGTCCCAGCCGCATCGGGAACAAGGACATCATCGGGAACGCCTACGAGTACCTGATCTCCCGCTTCGCCGCCGGGGCCGGCAAGAAGGCCGGGGAGTTCTACACGCCGCCCGAGGTCAGTGAGCTGATGGCCCGCCTGGTCGATCCGAAGCCCGGGGAACGCATCTATGACCCGACGTGCGGGAGTGCCTCGCTGCTCATCAAGTGCGCCCAGTGGGTACAGCGTCAGGGCAGCCGCGACTACGCCATCTACGGCCAGGAGCAGAACGGCTCGACTTTCGCCCTCGCGCGGATGAACATGTTCCTGCACGACGTTGACGACGCCCGGATCGAATGGGGCGACACCATCCGCAACCCCCTGCACCTCGAGAACGACCGGCTGATGAAGTTCGAGGTCGTCGTCGCCAACCCGCCCTTCAGCCTCGACAAGTGGGGCGCGGACGACGTGGGCAAGGATCCGCACGGGCGCTTCACGCGGGGCCTCCCACCGAAGAGCAAGGGCGACTACGCGTTCATCTCGCACATGGTCAGCAGCCTCACCGAGGTGAACAGCCGCATGGTCGTCGTTGTGCCACACGGCGTCCTGTTCCGCGGCGGGGCGGAGGGCAAGATCCGCGCCACGATGATTGAGGACGGTTTGCTGGACGCTGTGATCGGCCTGCCGACCAACCTCTTCTTCGGCACGGGCATCCCGGCCGCGCTGCTGGTCTTCCGGAAGGGTGAGAAGCGCGACGATGTGCTGTTCATCGACGCCAGCCGGGACTTTACCGCCGGAAAGAATCAGAACAATCTTAGGGATAGCGACATACAGAGAATCGTGGAGACTTATCTTGCCCGCGCCGACGTTCTTAAGTATGCCCGCAATGTTCCATTGACCGAACTGACTGCCAATGATTACAACCTAAATATACCGCGGTATGTCGAGACCGCCGAGGATGCTCAGCAGATTGACGTAGCAGCTCTGCAGAACGAAATAGACGACCTTGATGTGAAATGGCAGAAAGCGAAGGCGCAGATGCAGGGGCATATACTTGCCTTAGGTTTACAAGAGGGCAAATAA